GTCAAGCGGATCCTGCACCCAGGTGATGGTGCCTTTCGGGATGAGGCGCGTGGCGACTACGCCATAGCCAACGGACTCATTGATAAAACGGATTTCAGTGTCGGGGTGGAGCATGCTTTTTTTGTAAATTTCCCACTGAACACCCCTCGGTCTTTTACAGCATTCTCCTATAATCTTGCACAAGTTGCAAACGTATTTCCAGGGTACATAAGCCGCCCAACAAAAAAAGCGCGGTAACCAACCGCGCTTTCCCTACAGTGCGTAGGCAACCAACTGGGAGAACAGTAGGTGTTTCGTAGTGGGGCCGTTTTTGATGGGCTGCTAGCTGTTGCGGCGGCCCCATGCAATCAGCCCCAGTAATACAATCAGGAAAATGTTGAACCCGATTACGTTGCTTTCTCCACGCAAAAGGTGGAAAACGATGGCGCTTACCATGAGCAGCAGTCCGCCGTAAGCGGCCCAGGCAGTCAGTTGTGGTTTTTTCAGGAAATGCGGCAGCAGCAGTCCGAGTCCGCCGAGAACGTCGATACCGCCGAGTATACGCACCAGCATCGGGTTCACGCCTCCGGTCCAGGGTAGTTGGGCAGAAAGGGCTTCGATGGGCTGCCCGAGTTTCATTGCGCCGCCCATGAGGAAGGTGAGTGCGACGAGGACCTGAGCCACCCATAGGGCGATATTGTGTGTTTTGGAAGTGTTTTGTTGCGATGTCATCTCTTTTTGATTATGTGATAGCATCGCAAAGTTGCGCGATTGCAGGCAGTCGCGCGAATAGCGTATCGTAAGAAAAAGGGTTGACCTATGTCAACGTTTTGGCGTGCTGCCCTGACGAATCGAGCTGGCCTTGACCCGGCTGAAAGTTTCCTTTGTCATACCCAGATAGGATGCCAGCAGCCGCTGCGGGAAGCGTTGCAAAAACTCCGGATAGGTGTTTTCCAAATCCGCCAGCCGTTGTTCGGCGGTCATGGTTTTGGTCGTATGTACGCGACGCAGGAGTTGGATGGCTTGTCGTTCGGTGAGGATACGTATAAGTTCTTTCATGAATGGCCGATCCCGGAGTTTCGCCAGGTGTGCTTCTTTGTTGACCAACAGTATTTCGGTCGGTTCAAGGGCGTCTATGGAATAAGGAGAGGGCGTCCCGTTTAAAAAGCTCTCGCGGTCTCCGGCCCACCAGTTTTCGATCATCAGCCCCAATACGTTCTCGCGGCCGGTTTCGTCAACCGAATACAGGCGTAGGGCCCCCTTAACGATAAACCCCGCCCAATTACACACGTCGCCTTGCTGAAGCAGGTATTGGTGCCGGCGTAACTTCCGTATGACAAAAGCCTCTTTGATACACGAAATGTCGTCGTCCCCCAGGGGGCGTTCCAAGCGTTCTTCAATATAGGTGATAAGCTGTTCGTGCATGTGGACGGGTGCTGGCAACAAAAATACAAAGACTTGCCAAAGTGAGTGCGGATAAAGTAAGGTTTCCCGTATCAATCCAGGAAGCCGTACTGCACTTACTCAATAAAAAGCGGCGTCTACTCAGAATCGGCTATGTATTTCGCAAATTGCCCGTTTTTCAGTTTGCGATGCCCACGCGTTTCGGGCTAAAAACCTATTTTTGGCTCCCCTAGCTTGTATTTTATGTCTTTGATGCGGGTTACCGTTTTCTTGTTGCTTCTGCCTTTTGCCGTATCAGGGCAGTTGGACGGACTGGTGAATTACGCCCAGGAACAGGGACTTAACGCCGCGTTTACCTATCGGATCACACAAGACCAGAAAGGCTTTATCTGGATCGGCAGCGACAACGGCTTATTTCGTTTTGACGGCGTGCAGTTCCGGCATTATGACCGCAGTGATGGGCTGTTGAATATCGATGTCCTCCTGGCTGTTCCGCTTGCCGGCGACCAGCTTTTCGTGGAAGCCTTCCGGAATGATTTTTTTGTCATCGATAAAGGACGCGTGCGTACGGCGAAAGACGTGCCCGGACTTGCCCGTATCCCGTTGCCCGTGGTAGGTACCCACCATCTTATTGCCACACAGGAAGTTAAAACAGCACTCCTCGTCGATAAGATGGACGCAAAAGAGGCCTTTCGGTATGAAGGCGGAAAGATCAGGAGCGTGCGCTTCCGCTTTCCCGCCGGATTCACAAAAGGACGCTATGATGTCATTACATTTCCCGGATCGGATACGGTCGTTTTTGTATCCAAGCAGCAGCGGGTAAATTCGTGGACCGCAGATTGCGTGACCGGGAAGGTATCGTACCACGGCAATTGGAAGCGTTTTCCAACCAGTTCACAGGGTATTGACCGTTACCGGGTTGTATCGTTTGAGCGCAGGGAATTATGGTTGCAGGATAGGAGGCGTCTTGATGCCTACGCGTCGCATACCTTTCCAACCGAAGTGATGGCCACCTGGTCGACGGGGCGCTACCTGTGGGCCGCGTTGTCAACCGGTGGTGTTGCGGTATTCAACATGGAGACGGACCCCGGACTGAAGGCACCGCGTTTCCTTCTCAACGACTATCTGGTGCAGCATGCCTTGCTGGATGCCGACGGGAATGCCTGGTTCTCGACCCGTAACAACGGTATCTTTTTTCTCCCGGCCCGTTCCTTCCAGAGTTTCCTTTCGGGTGCCACAAGACGGGATCAGCGCGGGGTTTCGGTGATGGCGTCCTTTTCGGATGTTTTTTTTACAGGATACAGCGATGGTACGTTTAGCACGAGGGTAAACGACGAGGTGCGTTTTGGATCGGTGGGGGAGAGTAGATATGAGGTGCGCGGTATCTGGGGCGACGACCGCTTCCTGATAGTGGGTAAATCGCAAGGTTGCTTTCGCGTTGACCGCCAAACCGGTGCAAAAAAGGAAGTACGTCCGTTGGAGAACAACTCCTCCGCGATCAAGAACATCGTACCCTATGGGAAAGACCATGTCCTGATTTGCTCCGGCCGATGCATCCTGGGTTATGATTATGTACGCGACCAGGCCGATTTTAGGATCAACCAAAATGCCTACTGCGCCGCCTGGCTTGACGACAACCGCTTATTGGTAGGGGATTTCCGGGATATCTACCTGCACGATCGCAGGACCGGCAAAAAGGCATTATTTCTTTCCGGATACTACGCCAGTGACATCCAACGCGTAAGTGCCACCCGTTTCGTCTGCGCCACCAATGGCTATGGTGTCGTTTTTTTTGACAGCAATAAAAACGTATATCGGTTGACCACGCGGGACGGACTACCGTCAGACCAGGTACGCCGCGTGCGGATCGAACGTAAGGGCGTGTACTGGGCCTGCACGACCTCCGGACTCTGTCGCATCGAACAGGTAGGAAACCACTATAACATCCGCGTGTTCACCCGTGCAGATGGGCTTCCCTCGGACCGTATTGCCGACTGTGTGGTGTTGCGGGATACGGTTTTTGCCGGTACTGCGGCCGGACTGGTTGCCCTTCCCATTAAGTCGTTACTCGGGCAGTCATCGTTTATAGACAAGAAGGTAATTGTCAATTCGGTTTCCGCCGGTGAAACGACCTGGGATATGCCGTCGGGCGTCACGACCCAGTATCCGAACAACACGGTGGTGTTCAATTTCAGTTTCCTCGATTATCTGTCGAAGGGAAAGATCGGCTACCGTTATCGCATAGAAGGACTCGACACGAAATGGCAGGAAACCACCTCGTCGCGTATCATTCTCAATACGCTGCCGCCGGGGCGCTACCGGTTGGTGGTGTATGGACTTGGGTATAATGGCAAACGCTCGAAAGAGGCCACTGTGATTCCGATCGAGATACAGCCCCGCTTCTGGCAGACATGGGGGTTCTATTTGTTGGGTTCGACGGTGTTCTTCGGCCTGCTTTTCGTCTTGCTTCTCTATCTGCTTCGCCGCCGGCGTGACAAGCGATTGCGGGAGTTGCTGTATTCACAGAAAGTGGCGGAACTGGAGCTGCAGGCGGTGAAGGCCCAGATGAACCCGCATTTTGTATACAATTGCCTCAATTCGATACAGTACCTCCTTTTGAAGGAAGACTATCCGAATACCGAGCGCTACCTGGGTGCGTTTTCAAGGCTGATCCGGGCGACACTCCACTATTCCGAACAGACGTTTCTTGCGGTAAGGGAGGAAGTGGCCTATCTCGAACTCTACCTTTCAATGGAGAAACTCCGCTTTCGCGAGCGCTTCTCGTATCACATTCGGTGTGCGGAAGGCGTGAATCCGGAAACCAAAGTACCGTCGCTCCTGATACAGCCTTTTGTGGAAAACGCACTCAAGCACGGAATCGGCTCACTACCCGAATCGGAGCCCGGCCTGCTGGAAGTCCTCTTCGAACAAAAGGAAGCCGATCTGTGCGTGATGATACGTGACAACGGTCCGGGCCTGTCAAAGGAGGATTTGGAAAAACCGTCGTCATTTGGACTCCGGATCGCCGGAAAACGCATCGAAACCTATGAACAGTTGTTCGGCAGCCGCATCCGGTTGGAGGTGGTGGACAGAAGAGGAGAAGGGCAGACCGGACTTGAAATACGCTTATTTATTACCACTACATGAAACCAACACGCATTACAGCAGGCATCATCGACGACGAATCGCACGGACGGGAATACGTCCGCCTGTTGCTGTCAAAATACTTCCCTGATATTGAAACGGTCTTTAGTGTGGGTAACCCCTACGCTGCCTTGGCTGAGTTGGAGAAGGGCGAGCCGGATATCCTGTTTTTGGATGTGCAACTGGGCCCGGATACGGTTTTCACTTTTCTGGAACGTGCCGGATCGGTACGCTCGTCGCTGATTTTTGTCACGGCCCACGAGAATTTTGCAATCAAGGCGATTCGGCATCGGGCCGTCGACTACCTGTTGAAGCCGGTGGATAAGGACGATTTTGTCGCTGCCGTACGGCGTGCCCTGCGCGATATTGAACAGCGTCCGGTGGTGGCGCCGCGGATCAAGTTACCGGTGAATAAAGGGTTTCGGCAGGTGGATGTGGCTACGATTGTCCGGTGTGAGGCCGATTCGAATTACACCCATGTGTTCCTAACGGAAGGACAACGGGTGCTGGTGGCCAAGACGCTACAGGAGTTTGAAGAACAACTGACACGATACGGATTTTTCCGCGTCCATCACAAACATTTGGTGAACCTCCGTCACGTTGAAG
This genomic interval from Flavobacterium sp. HJ-32-4 contains the following:
- a CDS encoding DoxX family protein, with protein sequence MTSQQNTSKTHNIALWVAQVLVALTFLMGGAMKLGQPIEALSAQLPWTGGVNPMLVRILGGIDVLGGLGLLLPHFLKKPQLTAWAAYGGLLLMVSAIVFHLLRGESNVIGFNIFLIVLLGLIAWGRRNS
- a CDS encoding Crp/Fnr family transcriptional regulator, encoding MHEQLITYIEERLERPLGDDDISCIKEAFVIRKLRRHQYLLQQGDVCNWAGFIVKGALRLYSVDETGRENVLGLMIENWWAGDRESFLNGTPSPYSIDALEPTEILLVNKEAHLAKLRDRPFMKELIRILTERQAIQLLRRVHTTKTMTAEQRLADLENTYPEFLQRFPQRLLASYLGMTKETFSRVKASSIRQGSTPKR
- a CDS encoding histidine kinase, coding for MRVTVFLLLLPFAVSGQLDGLVNYAQEQGLNAAFTYRITQDQKGFIWIGSDNGLFRFDGVQFRHYDRSDGLLNIDVLLAVPLAGDQLFVEAFRNDFFVIDKGRVRTAKDVPGLARIPLPVVGTHHLIATQEVKTALLVDKMDAKEAFRYEGGKIRSVRFRFPAGFTKGRYDVITFPGSDTVVFVSKQQRVNSWTADCVTGKVSYHGNWKRFPTSSQGIDRYRVVSFERRELWLQDRRRLDAYASHTFPTEVMATWSTGRYLWAALSTGGVAVFNMETDPGLKAPRFLLNDYLVQHALLDADGNAWFSTRNNGIFFLPARSFQSFLSGATRRDQRGVSVMASFSDVFFTGYSDGTFSTRVNDEVRFGSVGESRYEVRGIWGDDRFLIVGKSQGCFRVDRQTGAKKEVRPLENNSSAIKNIVPYGKDHVLICSGRCILGYDYVRDQADFRINQNAYCAAWLDDNRLLVGDFRDIYLHDRRTGKKALFLSGYYASDIQRVSATRFVCATNGYGVVFFDSNKNVYRLTTRDGLPSDQVRRVRIERKGVYWACTTSGLCRIEQVGNHYNIRVFTRADGLPSDRIADCVVLRDTVFAGTAAGLVALPIKSLLGQSSFIDKKVIVNSVSAGETTWDMPSGVTTQYPNNTVVFNFSFLDYLSKGKIGYRYRIEGLDTKWQETTSSRIILNTLPPGRYRLVVYGLGYNGKRSKEATVIPIEIQPRFWQTWGFYLLGSTVFFGLLFVLLLYLLRRRRDKRLRELLYSQKVAELELQAVKAQMNPHFVYNCLNSIQYLLLKEDYPNTERYLGAFSRLIRATLHYSEQTFLAVREEVAYLELYLSMEKLRFRERFSYHIRCAEGVNPETKVPSLLIQPFVENALKHGIGSLPESEPGLLEVLFEQKEADLCVMIRDNGPGLSKEDLEKPSSFGLRIAGKRIETYEQLFGSRIRLEVVDRRGEGQTGLEIRLFITTT
- a CDS encoding LytTR family DNA-binding domain-containing protein; protein product: MKPTRITAGIIDDESHGREYVRLLLSKYFPDIETVFSVGNPYAALAELEKGEPDILFLDVQLGPDTVFTFLERAGSVRSSLIFVTAHENFAIKAIRHRAVDYLLKPVDKDDFVAAVRRALRDIEQRPVVAPRIKLPVNKGFRQVDVATIVRCEADSNYTHVFLTEGQRVLVAKTLQEFEEQLTRYGFFRVHHKHLVNLRHVEEYQSGKGGKVLLTDESVVDVSQRRKSAFLEKLASTTRY